The following are encoded together in the Pedobacter sp. D749 genome:
- a CDS encoding NAD(P)-dependent alcohol dehydrogenase: MIATKGYAAQNAETDLAPWNFERREVGPHDVQFEILFCGVCHSDLHQIKNDWFPGIFPMVPGHEIVGRVVKVGDHVKKFKVGDLAGTGCMVDSCQVCENCKQDLEQYCLEGNTQAYNGLERDGKTPTYGGYSDTIVVREEFVLHVSDKLNLAAVAPLLCAGITTYSPLKHWKVGKGHKLAVLGLGGLGHMAVKFGVAFGAEVTVLSTSPKKEEDAKKLGAHHFVVTTDPAQVKAAKGTFDFILDTVSAEHDFNMYLSLLRTNGVHICVGVPPKPAEIAAFSLLGGRKSLAGSGIGGIAETQEMLDFCAENNIVSDIEMIDMKDIQTAYDRMQKGDVRYRFVIDMATL; the protein is encoded by the coding sequence ATGATAGCAACAAAAGGATATGCGGCACAAAATGCCGAAACTGATCTCGCACCCTGGAATTTTGAGCGCCGGGAAGTAGGGCCTCATGATGTTCAGTTCGAAATACTTTTCTGCGGGGTTTGTCACTCAGATCTGCACCAGATTAAAAACGATTGGTTCCCGGGAATATTCCCAATGGTTCCTGGTCACGAAATTGTAGGCAGGGTGGTAAAGGTTGGAGATCACGTGAAGAAATTTAAGGTGGGCGATCTTGCCGGTACAGGATGTATGGTAGATTCTTGTCAGGTTTGCGAAAACTGTAAGCAAGATTTAGAACAATATTGTTTAGAAGGAAACACCCAAGCATACAATGGTTTGGAAAGAGATGGTAAAACGCCAACTTATGGTGGGTATTCTGATACGATTGTAGTAAGAGAAGAATTTGTACTTCATGTATCAGACAAATTAAACCTTGCTGCTGTAGCACCACTTTTATGTGCAGGTATTACCACTTACTCTCCATTAAAACACTGGAAAGTAGGGAAAGGTCATAAACTGGCTGTACTTGGTTTAGGTGGTTTGGGCCATATGGCGGTGAAATTTGGTGTAGCTTTTGGCGCTGAGGTAACTGTATTAAGTACTTCACCAAAGAAAGAAGAGGATGCTAAAAAGTTAGGTGCCCATCATTTTGTGGTAACTACCGATCCGGCGCAGGTTAAGGCAGCAAAGGGTACATTCGATTTTATATTGGATACGGTATCTGCAGAACATGATTTTAACATGTACCTTTCTTTACTGAGAACAAATGGTGTACATATTTGTGTAGGCGTTCCACCTAAACCAGCAGAAATTGCAGCTTTCAGCCTATTGGGTGGTAGAAAAAGTCTGGCAGGATCAGGTATTGGCGGTATTGCTGAAACTCAGGAAATGTTAGATTTCTGTGCGGAGAACAACATCGTATCGGATATTGAAATGATCGATATGAAAGATATTCAAACTGCCTACGATAGAATGCAAAAAGGTGATGTACGCTATCGTTTCGTAATTGATATGGCTACGTTGTAG
- the nudK gene encoding GDP-mannose pyrophosphatase NudK translates to MKNINILKTQILSDNWYTLKKVTFEMTGVDGAKSVLERETYDRGNGATILLYNKETKTVVLTRQFRMPTFINGNYTGYLIECCAGLLDQDNAEDCIKRETEEETGFRIDKVEKVFEAYMSPGSVTELLYFFVAAYSNEMKLHDGGGLQEENEDIEVLEIPFEKALEMMKSGEIKDGKTIMLLQYAQLNELMG, encoded by the coding sequence ATGAAAAATATAAATATCCTCAAGACCCAAATATTATCCGATAATTGGTACACACTCAAAAAAGTAACTTTTGAGATGACTGGGGTGGATGGTGCTAAATCTGTTTTAGAACGTGAAACTTATGATAGGGGAAACGGCGCCACAATCTTATTGTATAATAAAGAAACGAAAACGGTTGTACTTACCCGTCAGTTTAGGATGCCCACATTTATTAATGGTAATTATACCGGTTACCTTATTGAGTGCTGTGCCGGACTATTAGATCAGGATAATGCGGAAGATTGTATCAAACGGGAAACGGAAGAAGAAACCGGATTTAGGATCGATAAAGTAGAAAAAGTTTTCGAAGCCTACATGTCGCCTGGCTCTGTTACCGAACTATTGTACTTTTTTGTTGCAGCATATTCAAACGAGATGAAATTGCACGATGGAGGAGGACTGCAGGAAGAAAATGAAGATATAGAGGTTTTAGAAATACCCTTTGAAAAGGCGCTTGAAATGATGAAATCTGGTGAGATAAAGGATGGTAAGACGATTATGCTCCTTCAATATGCTCAATTAAATGAATTGATGGGATAA
- a CDS encoding DeoR/GlpR family DNA-binding transcription regulator, translating into MTFQKRAHKILELLEAFGEVEIRQLSTKIGVSEVTVRRDLTTMAANGLLYRTHGGAMKISEVIKPVSFANKAAVNLKAKDAICKRAAADIMDSDVIFIDCGSTAFRLCQFIKNKKIKIITNSLPVVNELQHSAVTVNLIGGEVDAARQAVHGTMAQEHIARYHASKAFLGIDGITAEGLYAGSEQEASNTLAMASQSDCVYMLCDASKIGKTSYLKFNDLSLVNILITDYNGPEVNEFGVKGISVFSVTA; encoded by the coding sequence ATGACATTTCAAAAAAGGGCGCATAAAATTCTTGAACTTTTAGAAGCGTTTGGCGAAGTCGAGATCCGGCAGTTAAGCACTAAAATTGGCGTTTCTGAAGTTACCGTAAGAAGAGACCTGACCACTATGGCCGCCAATGGGCTCCTCTACCGTACACATGGTGGTGCCATGAAAATAAGTGAAGTAATTAAGCCGGTTTCATTTGCAAATAAAGCGGCAGTAAATTTAAAGGCAAAAGATGCGATTTGCAAAAGGGCTGCAGCAGACATTATGGATAGCGATGTTATATTTATCGACTGCGGAAGCACGGCCTTTAGATTATGCCAGTTTATCAAAAACAAAAAAATAAAGATAATTACCAATTCGCTACCGGTAGTAAATGAGTTGCAGCACAGCGCGGTAACCGTAAACCTTATTGGAGGTGAGGTTGATGCAGCAAGACAAGCCGTTCATGGAACTATGGCACAGGAACATATTGCCAGATACCATGCTTCTAAAGCCTTTTTAGGTATAGATGGGATCACTGCTGAAGGATTGTATGCAGGTAGTGAGCAAGAAGCTTCGAATACTTTGGCTATGGCATCGCAAAGCGATTGTGTTTATATGCTTTGTGATGCCAGCAAAATAGGAAAAACATCGTATTTAAAATTTAATGATTTATCGCTAGTAAATATTTTAATTACCGACTACAATGGACCTGAAGTAAACGAATTCGGGGTTAAAGGGATATCAGTATTTTCGGTAACCGCTTAG
- the pyrE gene encoding orotate phosphoribosyltransferase — translation MYNKSDIELKVAEFLLQIKAIKLQPNNPFTWASGWKSPIYCDNRITLSHPQVRTYIRQKLAQAIQEEFGSVDVIAGVATAGIPQGVLVAQELGLPFIYVRAKAKEHGTGSLIEGEVVEGQRVVVIEDLISTGKSSLQAVEALRAAGLSVAGLAAIFTYGFEKADENFAAAKCRYLTLSSYGALIDYAAEHSIIAKSDMELLGKWRLNPSEWGQGRILSSES, via the coding sequence ATGTATAATAAAAGTGATATTGAATTAAAGGTAGCGGAATTTTTATTACAGATAAAAGCAATCAAATTACAACCAAATAATCCTTTTACCTGGGCATCTGGTTGGAAATCGCCGATTTATTGCGACAACAGAATTACCCTTTCCCACCCTCAGGTTAGAACTTACATCCGTCAGAAACTTGCTCAGGCCATACAAGAAGAATTTGGTTCGGTAGATGTTATTGCAGGTGTTGCAACAGCTGGAATTCCTCAAGGCGTTTTAGTGGCTCAAGAGCTGGGTTTACCATTTATCTATGTAAGAGCAAAAGCTAAAGAACATGGTACCGGAAGTTTAATTGAAGGAGAAGTGGTAGAAGGCCAACGGGTGGTGGTGATCGAAGATTTAATTTCAACCGGAAAAAGTAGTTTACAGGCTGTTGAAGCACTGAGAGCTGCAGGTTTATCGGTTGCTGGTTTAGCGGCAATTTTCACTTATGGTTTCGAAAAAGCAGATGAAAATTTCGCAGCAGCAAAATGTCGTTACCTCACCTTATCAAGCTATGGCGCTTTAATCGATTATGCTGCAGAACACAGCATTATTGCCAAGAGTGATATGGAATTATTAGGCAAATGGCGCTTAAATCCTTCAGAATGGGGACAAGGCCGAATTTTGAGTTCAGAGTCTTAA
- a CDS encoding SRPBCC family protein, with protein MTVIESTVEVNKPTAEVYTFLSNMNNHQQLMPENIYNWESTEDDARFTIQNMAKLAIKISSRIENQEIIAIPSEKAPFDVELKWTVADNGNGTTTAKHIISADLNMMMKMLASGPLQKLADHQTEKLKEILG; from the coding sequence ATGACTGTTATCGAAAGCACAGTAGAAGTTAATAAACCAACTGCTGAGGTTTATACTTTTCTATCCAATATGAACAATCATCAGCAATTAATGCCAGAAAACATTTACAACTGGGAATCTACTGAGGATGATGCACGGTTTACCATCCAGAATATGGCAAAATTGGCCATCAAAATTTCGAGCCGTATCGAAAACCAGGAAATAATAGCAATTCCGAGTGAAAAAGCACCTTTTGATGTAGAATTAAAGTGGACTGTAGCAGATAACGGAAACGGAACAACGACGGCTAAACACATTATCTCAGCAGACTTGAACATGATGATGAAAATGTTGGCATCTGGCCCACTACAAAAACTGGCCGATCACCAAACGGAAAAACTGAAAGAGATATTAGGTTAG
- a CDS encoding alpha-L-rhamnosidase — protein sequence MNLKFLQVTALFFALAPTSKTFAQSLTNLKTEYLVNPIGLDNPNPRFTWQMNDASQGAKQTAYRILLDTDSATLVNATAKLWNTGWVKSDDNLVIYSGQSLKPFTKYYWKIDIADGSQRKSNKVYIASFETGMMKMENWRGAWISDNENTKLKPAPYFRNTFTTIKKIKSARAYIAAAGLYELSINGKKIGNHRMDPMYTRFDRRTLYVTYDVTNAISKGKNAIGILLGNGWYNHQSTAVWDFDRAPWRNRPAFCLDVRITYEDGTTEIIKSGKEWKTTLSPIIFNSIYTAEHYDARLEKPGWNTADFDDTDWKNVIYRSAPSKNVVAQAMHPIRNVEEIASKSLRKFNDTTYLFDLGRNISGVSKITVSGAAGTVIKLKHGERLYANGHVDISNIDAHYRPTDNTDPFQTDILILNGNGTQSFMPHFNYKGFQYVEVSSSAPIELKKENLTGYFMHSDVPVVGDVKSSEPIINKIYYATNNSYLSNLFGYPTDCPQREKNGWTGDAQIAIETGLYGFDGITIYEKWLADHRDEQQPNGVLPSIIPTDGWGYEWGNGPDWTSTIAIIPWNVYLFYGDKKLLADCYENIRKYVNHIDETYPTGLTTWGLGDWIPVKSKSPVELTSTCYYYADVVILAKTAKILGKNDDHVKYTALAKKIKDAFNAKYLNKEKGIYNTGIQTEMSVPLYWKIVPEESVALVAENLAKRVEADGFHLDVGLLGTKAILNALSENGYSDIAYKVAAQKTYPSWGWWMENGATTLYENWPIDAKSDISMNHIMFGEIGAWLYKSPGGIKPDEKQPGFKHVILDPHVVEGLNSFEASHVGPYGKIISAWKRTKDGIRYDITIPANSTATINVPLTRGMDIYVNGKINNIGKIDLAAGKYIIENKAKH from the coding sequence ATGAACCTCAAATTTCTTCAGGTAACTGCTTTATTTTTTGCGCTTGCTCCCACTTCCAAAACATTTGCTCAATCGCTTACCAATTTAAAAACCGAATATTTGGTTAATCCGATCGGCTTAGATAATCCAAATCCACGTTTTACATGGCAAATGAACGATGCCAGCCAGGGAGCCAAACAAACAGCCTACCGCATTCTTTTAGATACCGATTCGGCCACGCTTGTTAATGCCACGGCAAAACTTTGGAATACAGGCTGGGTTAAATCAGATGATAATCTGGTTATTTATTCGGGTCAGTCACTAAAACCTTTTACTAAATATTATTGGAAGATTGATATTGCAGATGGAAGTCAAAGAAAATCAAACAAAGTATATATAGCCAGTTTTGAAACGGGAATGATGAAAATGGAAAACTGGCGTGGCGCGTGGATTTCGGATAACGAAAATACAAAACTTAAGCCTGCACCCTATTTCCGGAATACCTTTACCACAATTAAAAAAATCAAGTCAGCCAGAGCCTACATTGCTGCTGCGGGCTTATATGAGCTTTCTATAAACGGCAAAAAAATAGGCAATCACCGTATGGACCCCATGTATACCCGTTTTGATAGGCGTACATTATATGTTACCTACGATGTAACGAACGCCATTAGCAAAGGCAAAAATGCTATTGGCATCCTGCTGGGCAATGGATGGTACAATCACCAGTCGACTGCAGTGTGGGATTTCGACCGCGCCCCCTGGCGCAACAGGCCAGCTTTTTGTCTTGATGTACGCATTACTTACGAAGATGGCACAACAGAAATCATTAAATCGGGTAAAGAATGGAAAACAACTTTAAGTCCGATTATTTTTAATAGTATTTATACCGCCGAGCATTACGACGCGCGTTTAGAAAAACCAGGATGGAACACCGCCGATTTTGATGATACAGATTGGAAAAATGTGATCTATCGCTCAGCACCATCTAAAAACGTTGTTGCACAGGCCATGCACCCTATCCGCAATGTTGAAGAAATAGCCAGCAAAAGTCTAAGAAAGTTTAATGATACCACTTATCTGTTCGATCTGGGGAGGAATATTTCTGGCGTAAGTAAAATAACCGTAAGCGGTGCGGCAGGGACTGTTATAAAATTAAAACATGGGGAACGTTTATATGCCAACGGACATGTAGATATTTCCAATATTGATGCGCATTACCGTCCGACTGATAATACTGATCCCTTCCAAACGGATATCCTGATTTTAAATGGAAATGGTACACAAAGTTTTATGCCGCATTTTAACTATAAGGGTTTTCAATATGTAGAAGTAAGCAGCTCTGCTCCAATTGAATTGAAAAAAGAAAATCTCACAGGTTATTTTATGCACAGTGATGTACCGGTTGTTGGTGATGTTAAATCTTCAGAACCAATCATTAATAAAATATATTACGCTACCAACAATTCTTATCTATCAAATCTTTTTGGCTATCCCACAGATTGTCCGCAGAGAGAAAAAAACGGCTGGACGGGCGATGCCCAGATTGCGATAGAAACTGGTCTTTATGGTTTTGACGGCATTACCATTTACGAAAAATGGCTTGCCGATCACAGGGATGAACAACAACCAAATGGCGTTTTACCGTCCATAATCCCTACTGATGGCTGGGGTTATGAATGGGGCAACGGACCAGACTGGACAAGTACAATTGCCATTATTCCATGGAATGTTTACCTTTTTTATGGTGATAAAAAACTACTTGCCGATTGTTACGAAAATATCAGAAAATACGTGAACCATATTGACGAAACCTACCCAACAGGTTTAACCACCTGGGGCTTGGGCGATTGGATACCGGTTAAATCTAAATCCCCAGTAGAACTGACTTCAACCTGTTATTATTATGCAGATGTAGTGATTTTGGCTAAAACTGCCAAAATTTTAGGCAAAAATGATGATCACGTTAAATATACAGCACTTGCAAAAAAAATAAAAGATGCTTTTAATGCAAAATACCTGAATAAAGAAAAAGGAATTTACAACACGGGTATCCAAACCGAAATGAGTGTTCCGTTATATTGGAAAATTGTTCCCGAAGAATCTGTTGCTTTGGTTGCCGAAAATTTAGCCAAGCGTGTAGAAGCTGACGGTTTCCACCTGGATGTTGGATTATTGGGTACCAAAGCCATTTTAAATGCGCTAAGCGAAAATGGCTACAGCGATATTGCCTATAAAGTTGCCGCTCAAAAAACCTATCCAAGCTGGGGTTGGTGGATGGAAAATGGAGCCACCACTTTATATGAGAACTGGCCCATAGATGCAAAATCAGACATTTCAATGAACCACATTATGTTTGGAGAAATTGGTGCCTGGTTATACAAATCACCAGGCGGCATTAAGCCTGATGAAAAACAGCCTGGCTTTAAACATGTAATACTGGATCCTCATGTGGTGGAAGGCTTGAATTCTTTTGAGGCTAGTCATGTTGGTCCTTATGGGAAGATTATAAGCGCCTGGAAAAGAACGAAGGATGGAATTAGATATGATATCACCATTCCGGCCAACTCTACTGCAACCATTAACGTACCGCTTACGCGTGGCATGGATATTTATGTAAATGGTAAGATAAACAACATTGGAAAAATAGATTTAGCCGCTGGTAAATATATCATTGAGAACAAAGCCAAGCATTAA
- a CDS encoding rhomboid family intramembrane serine protease, producing the protein MATIKFKLVENSPAHFIALANLTIEDLGWEVSVYNEQRLTASINHSEYHSSYSVFTIVIKNNEVTLTCIDDLIIAENSRNKVYLNKFLSHYEYTKQLISEKELKKMANKILDANVPIPILNFYKIDSFKSFLKIFIPSRLFFVTTIILDINILIYVVMLTSSGFFFKNFDQETLIAAGAYFKPAITSGEWWRLLTAIFLHSNFPHILMNMIMLFYIGSILEPAIGHVKFAIIYMLTGFFANLISFYLTDYTLTVGASGAIFGLLGVFSGMLTNRKIAIELRKFIIINIAAITIMTTVNGFLKGSVNHVAHFAGLFCGAVLTIIYLQINNIKSDKFSA; encoded by the coding sequence ATGGCCACAATTAAATTTAAACTCGTAGAAAACTCACCTGCACATTTTATTGCTTTAGCAAATCTAACGATTGAAGATCTGGGCTGGGAAGTTTCTGTCTACAATGAACAACGTCTTACTGCTTCCATAAATCATTCTGAGTACCATTCATCTTATAGTGTATTTACGATAGTAATAAAAAATAACGAGGTGACATTAACGTGCATTGATGATCTGATAATTGCCGAAAATTCCAGGAATAAAGTATATCTAAATAAATTCCTATCACATTACGAATATACAAAGCAACTGATAAGTGAAAAAGAACTGAAGAAAATGGCAAATAAAATTTTAGATGCGAATGTTCCTATTCCAATATTAAATTTCTATAAGATAGATAGTTTTAAAAGCTTTTTAAAGATATTTATTCCTTCCAGGCTATTTTTTGTCACTACAATAATATTGGATATCAACATATTAATTTACGTTGTTATGCTAACCTCTTCAGGCTTTTTCTTTAAAAATTTTGATCAGGAAACACTAATTGCTGCCGGCGCGTACTTTAAACCTGCAATTACAAGTGGAGAATGGTGGAGACTCCTAACAGCTATCTTTTTACATAGTAATTTCCCTCACATCTTAATGAACATGATTATGCTATTTTATATAGGTTCAATTCTTGAACCGGCCATAGGGCATGTAAAGTTTGCGATTATCTATATGCTAACAGGCTTTTTTGCAAATTTGATCAGTTTTTACCTAACGGATTACACCCTAACTGTAGGGGCTTCAGGTGCTATATTTGGGCTTTTAGGCGTTTTTTCAGGCATGCTAACCAACAGAAAAATAGCTATTGAACTACGTAAATTTATAATCATTAATATAGCAGCTATTACAATAATGACTACAGTTAATGGATTTTTGAAAGGAAGTGTAAATCATGTTGCGCATTTTGCTGGTTTATTTTGCGGAGCTGTGTTAACTATCATATATCTTCAAATCAATAATATAAAATCAGACAAATTTTCAGCATAA
- the clpB gene encoding ATP-dependent chaperone ClpB: MNFNNFTIKAQEAIQQASEIAQGNQQQAIETAHLLKGLLTVDENVVSYVLKKLNVNLNSLNQNLDAEIAKFPKVSGSNVYLSSNANSVLQKAQTFLKEFKDEFVSVEHLLLGILAVNDSTSKLLKEQGVNEKDLKKAIVELRGDNRVTDQNAEATYQALSKYARNLNEYAESGKLDPVIGRDEEIRRVIQILSRRTKNNPILIGEPGVGKTAIAEGIAFRIIKGDVPENLKSKVVYSLDMGSLIAGAKYKGEFEERLKAVVKEVTQSDGEIVLFIDEIHTLVGAGGGEGAMDAANILKPALARGELRAIGATTLDEYQKYLEKDKALERRFQKVMVEEPDTQDAISILRGLKERYETHHKVRIKDEAIIAAVEMSQRYISDRFLPDKAIDLMDEAASKLRMEMDSVPEHVDALDREIMRLEIEREAIKREKDDRKVKELSEEIANLSAERDEFKAKWQGEKDLVDAVNNELEQIEHYKLEAEQAERAGDYGKVAEIRYGKIKEAQDKVEKLKADLESQQSDSRMLKEEVTADDIAGVVGRWTGIPVTKLIASEREKLLHLEEELHQRVAGQDEAIEAISDAIRRSRAGLQDKRKPIGSFIFLGTTGVGKTELAKALAEFLFNDENALTRIDMSEYQERHAVSRLIGAPPGYVGYDEGGQLTEAVRRKPYSVVLLDEIEKAHPDVFNILLQVLDDGRLTDNKGRTVNFKNTIIIMTSNIGAHLIQDNFKNLSDENRDEVVAKTKNELFEVLKQTIRPEFLNRIDELIMFTPLNRSEIRNIVSLQFKQVQQTLAEMGIEMDASDEALDWLAQLGYDPQFGARPLKRVIQKRILNELSKEILAGKIDKDSKIKLDMFDHNFVFLNQNVD; the protein is encoded by the coding sequence ATGAACTTCAACAATTTTACCATAAAAGCCCAGGAAGCAATTCAACAGGCTTCTGAAATAGCCCAGGGCAATCAGCAACAGGCTATTGAAACGGCACACCTGCTTAAAGGTCTGCTTACTGTTGATGAAAACGTTGTTTCTTATGTTTTAAAGAAACTGAACGTTAACCTTAATTCACTAAATCAAAACTTAGATGCAGAGATTGCCAAATTCCCGAAAGTGAGTGGAAGTAATGTCTATCTGTCATCTAATGCAAATAGCGTTTTACAGAAAGCGCAGACGTTTTTAAAGGAGTTTAAAGATGAGTTTGTATCTGTAGAACACTTATTATTAGGCATTTTAGCCGTTAATGATAGCACATCTAAGCTGTTAAAAGAGCAAGGCGTTAACGAAAAAGACCTTAAAAAAGCCATTGTAGAATTACGCGGTGATAACCGGGTAACCGATCAAAATGCCGAGGCAACTTATCAGGCCCTGAGCAAATATGCAAGGAATTTAAACGAGTATGCCGAGAGCGGAAAACTGGATCCGGTGATTGGCCGTGATGAAGAAATCCGTCGGGTGATCCAGATTTTATCGCGCAGAACCAAAAACAACCCGATTTTAATCGGTGAGCCTGGTGTAGGTAAAACTGCCATTGCCGAAGGAATTGCATTCAGAATTATTAAAGGCGATGTACCTGAAAACTTAAAAAGCAAAGTGGTGTATTCGCTTGATATGGGCTCGCTTATTGCCGGTGCAAAATATAAAGGAGAATTCGAAGAGCGTTTAAAAGCTGTAGTTAAAGAAGTTACGCAAAGCGACGGTGAAATCGTATTATTTATTGATGAGATCCACACCTTAGTGGGTGCTGGTGGTGGCGAAGGCGCAATGGATGCAGCGAACATTTTAAAACCTGCCCTTGCCCGCGGAGAGCTGCGTGCCATTGGTGCCACAACTTTAGATGAATACCAGAAATATTTAGAAAAAGATAAAGCATTAGAGCGCCGTTTCCAAAAAGTAATGGTTGAAGAACCTGACACCCAGGATGCCATTTCTATCCTTCGTGGATTAAAAGAACGGTATGAAACCCACCATAAAGTAAGGATTAAAGATGAAGCCATTATCGCGGCTGTTGAAATGAGTCAGCGGTATATTTCTGATCGTTTCTTACCGGATAAAGCCATCGATTTAATGGATGAGGCTGCATCTAAACTGCGCATGGAGATGGACAGTGTGCCTGAACATGTAGATGCGTTAGACCGTGAAATTATGCGTTTAGAAATAGAACGCGAAGCGATTAAACGCGAAAAAGACGATAGGAAGGTTAAAGAACTTTCAGAAGAAATTGCCAATCTATCAGCAGAGCGTGATGAATTTAAAGCCAAATGGCAAGGTGAAAAAGACCTGGTAGATGCAGTAAATAACGAACTGGAGCAAATTGAGCACTATAAATTAGAAGCTGAACAGGCAGAACGTGCAGGAGATTATGGCAAAGTGGCCGAAATCCGTTATGGAAAAATCAAAGAGGCCCAGGATAAAGTTGAAAAACTTAAAGCCGATTTAGAAAGCCAGCAAAGCGATAGCCGCATGCTGAAAGAAGAAGTTACGGCTGATGATATTGCAGGTGTGGTTGGCCGTTGGACAGGTATTCCGGTTACGAAACTGATTGCCAGTGAGCGGGAAAAATTGCTTCACTTAGAAGAAGAGTTACACCAGCGCGTGGCTGGTCAGGACGAAGCAATTGAAGCCATTTCTGATGCCATCCGCCGCTCACGTGCAGGCTTACAGGATAAACGCAAACCAATAGGCTCTTTCATCTTTTTAGGTACTACTGGTGTTGGTAAAACGGAACTTGCAAAAGCCCTTGCTGAATTTTTATTCAACGATGAAAATGCACTCACCCGTATCGATATGAGTGAATACCAGGAGCGCCATGCTGTGTCGCGTTTAATCGGAGCGCCTCCAGGCTATGTTGGTTACGATGAAGGCGGACAGTTAACTGAGGCCGTTAGACGTAAACCTTACTCGGTGGTATTGCTTGATGAGATCGAAAAAGCACACCCCGATGTATTTAATATCCTGTTACAGGTATTGGATGACGGCCGTTTAACCGATAATAAAGGAAGGACGGTGAATTTTAAAAATACCATCATCATCATGACCTCTAACATTGGTGCACATTTAATTCAGGATAACTTTAAAAATTTAAGCGACGAAAACCGAGATGAGGTAGTTGCCAAAACCAAAAACGAATTGTTTGAGGTATTAAAGCAAACCATTCGTCCGGAGTTTTTGAACAGGATTGATGAGCTGATTATGTTTACACCGTTAAACCGTAGCGAAATCAGAAATATTGTAAGCTTACAGTTTAAACAGGTACAGCAAACATTGGCCGAAATGGGTATAGAGATGGATGCCAGTGATGAAGCTTTAGATTGGCTGGCACAGTTGGGTTACGATCCACAGTTTGGTGCCAGACCGTTAAAAAGGGTCATTCAAAAAAGAATCTTAAATGAGTTGTCGAAAGAGATATTGGCTGGTAAGATAGATAAAGACAGCAAAATTAAGTTAGATATGTTCGATCATAATTTTGTGTTCCTGAACCAAAACGTTGATTAA